One genomic region from bacterium encodes:
- a CDS encoding Ig-like domain-containing protein, which yields MKLTPMLRIMFVLALLFGAAADLSAQILRRETADPLQTGTAAWIKVVFNVAGGTRTYLNDNFTGTEFRIDLNVDGDNNISTNPGDLYTLRGPGDIFTSPPGVPGGNNDDAIYLPIRQGTSTPYPYDTNLRPWIWLVEGGGLQISGTGISGPWGVIQYPSVYIECDDGITPTIRQALYYDDGSGNSNPVSGVHVGNRVAFDGYIDRIDLIWSEPMNPSNVTVNDQIFSGLGSTIHSMESIGVWNLVGGMSKRFTLWVRSSAPNSGITPTLTYTKPLSTTDRFREATTSQFQAYAESHSRTLTDKAGPAIISAHTKRATRRQPLAAALATKRIEVTFSEPLDYASVQGVDFTVITTTTSPSPNPISVIVSPNSGLAPSATYEFQLTTDYASGNEVGTIVYVADRQVTDAVGNYNGESLALAPPTAPTNGPGAVVPITDGIYPIITQVMTHDAILPADLTTGGPNGWGYLDYADIVFDHAMNTARVSTAGLQISGEGLLTIGGTGAWISANTLRVILTATSPKVANTGLIPRVTYTNPGDPNGLNEPVNNGLVEALYSSDIALSANNAQVVQILDTAGPAIIRALTAGTKRIRLVFSEKVNTASWPISPTPGMPSPLFKWFVGLSNYDVSGIQIYFTGMSPARTDSIVYLNHTGLAWTKNDSGAINFRAQSLVNDLAVTPNGNMQYDNELSLSGTTRTLLGSDVKVERDNIPPILLSLATVDLDADGKIDHYRFIYDDLSPIYPKRSFRPANWTITGYDGLKKNLVVDLNVYNPGYAYYQPAAINTYGDTVAAYIQFDETTGSGPALTPYGGDTGDVPDVVVTANNGFTDWADNPMAPLPVGLTAEKDNAGPAIMSAKTISRFDVEVFMSEDLADWSVYSTDFYLNMAPRANYVGAWPISDAREVSPGKVLLNTFSYSSSLGWDPKAEGILRYDAPGVEEDLVTPVSNSNTQTSWVAVTSNAACSFVIQPVVAGAQVRGVPFDVQVIARDKYGVIDKNFAGYLTFSSNLQSSEIVMPSGPKKLTEGIGVFRFTSWVSTNNLILSVSIGTDIYPLDSASSSAITVIDPIIDQPDYLTVQDVPGDQGGWITLKWPFSANHQGMGATPVINYYEIFYTINGEDTLHYWPQQIAAYNPSGTGSTVMAVDLPVVSSDTMAFYVRAVWVPPAAAVKGGGATLAALPQTTAGAVPLLIHSQEGSNPVTSVLGTMGGSVVSGAAMGSGRAIDNIAPMAPARLAADKKGAAVNLHWNPVTRGVNGSLERTGTIRYRVYVHDSKPYFDPDVEGTLLAATSDTTLMVNSETLRQYYVVRAVDSDNYSALSRRVGKYGFALVRAAKPRYNYLSLPLESPIRNAKDLAEAIGSGVKVVLQINPATNGYSTYYLPDLNFPATPFALHSGMPVLIQADDTAPEKWFYCGAVPNPGELQFRLSTTAKYTYNEIIVPLDRPEITNASQLAAEIGGVEVLLKVGADGRGFSQYWLPSLNFGNPMTPFSVAPGDPVLIQVNKTAPAVWPTYTR from the coding sequence ATGAAGTTGACTCCGATGTTACGCATCATGTTCGTCCTTGCGCTCTTGTTCGGGGCCGCGGCAGACCTTTCAGCGCAAATTCTGCGCCGGGAGACCGCCGATCCTCTGCAGACGGGCACGGCGGCCTGGATCAAGGTCGTCTTCAATGTGGCCGGTGGCACAAGAACCTACCTCAACGACAACTTTACCGGCACCGAATTTCGCATCGATTTGAATGTCGATGGCGACAACAACATCAGCACCAATCCGGGTGATCTCTACACCCTGCGCGGTCCTGGCGACATCTTCACATCGCCCCCGGGAGTGCCGGGCGGCAACAATGATGATGCCATTTATCTGCCCATCCGGCAGGGGACCTCGACGCCTTATCCGTACGACACCAATTTGCGTCCCTGGATCTGGTTGGTTGAAGGGGGCGGCTTGCAGATCAGCGGGACCGGAATCTCCGGCCCCTGGGGCGTGATTCAATACCCCTCCGTCTATATCGAATGCGACGACGGCATTACCCCTACGATCCGCCAGGCTCTCTATTATGACGACGGCAGCGGCAATTCGAATCCGGTGAGTGGTGTCCATGTCGGCAACCGCGTGGCGTTTGACGGCTATATCGATCGCATCGACCTGATCTGGAGCGAGCCGATGAATCCCTCCAACGTCACGGTCAACGATCAAATCTTCAGCGGTCTCGGCAGCACCATCCACAGCATGGAATCGATCGGCGTCTGGAATCTGGTGGGCGGCATGTCCAAGCGCTTCACCTTGTGGGTGCGCTCTAGCGCGCCCAACAGCGGCATCACCCCGACCCTGACCTACACCAAGCCGCTGAGCACAACCGACCGTTTCCGCGAGGCGACTACCTCGCAGTTCCAGGCCTATGCCGAAAGCCACTCGCGCACCTTGACGGACAAGGCCGGTCCGGCGATCATCAGTGCCCATACCAAGCGCGCCACCCGTCGTCAGCCCCTGGCCGCCGCCCTGGCAACCAAGCGCATCGAGGTGACCTTCAGCGAACCGCTCGATTATGCCAGCGTGCAAGGTGTTGATTTCACGGTGATCACTACGACCACCAGCCCCTCGCCCAATCCGATCAGTGTGATCGTTTCTCCCAATTCCGGCCTGGCTCCATCGGCCACCTACGAGTTTCAGCTGACCACCGACTATGCGTCCGGCAATGAAGTCGGCACCATCGTCTACGTGGCCGATCGCCAGGTCACCGACGCCGTCGGCAACTACAATGGCGAATCGCTGGCCCTGGCACCCCCCACCGCTCCGACCAATGGGCCCGGCGCTGTGGTGCCCATCACCGACGGCATTTACCCGATCATCACGCAAGTCATGACCCACGACGCCATTTTGCCCGCAGACCTGACCACCGGCGGTCCCAATGGCTGGGGCTATCTGGATTATGCCGATATCGTTTTTGACCATGCCATGAACACCGCACGCGTCAGCACGGCCGGCCTCCAAATCAGTGGCGAAGGGCTGCTGACGATCGGTGGCACCGGCGCCTGGATTTCCGCCAACACCCTGCGCGTGATCCTGACGGCTACCTCGCCCAAAGTGGCCAACACCGGCTTGATCCCGCGGGTGACCTACACCAATCCCGGCGATCCCAACGGCCTCAATGAGCCGGTCAACAACGGCTTGGTGGAAGCCCTTTACAGCTCGGATATCGCCCTTTCGGCGAACAACGCGCAGGTGGTGCAGATTCTCGATACCGCCGGCCCCGCGATCATCCGCGCCTTGACGGCTGGGACCAAGCGCATCCGCCTGGTCTTCAGCGAGAAGGTCAACACGGCCAGCTGGCCGATCAGTCCAACGCCCGGCATGCCTTCGCCTCTTTTCAAGTGGTTCGTGGGCCTCTCCAACTATGACGTCTCCGGGATTCAGATCTATTTCACTGGCATGTCCCCGGCGCGCACCGACAGCATCGTCTATCTCAATCATACCGGGCTGGCTTGGACCAAAAACGACAGCGGCGCCATCAACTTCAGGGCGCAATCGCTGGTCAACGATCTGGCCGTTACGCCCAACGGCAACATGCAATATGACAACGAGCTGAGCCTCAGCGGCACCACCCGGACGTTGCTGGGTTCGGATGTCAAGGTTGAACGCGACAACATTCCGCCGATCCTCCTCAGCCTGGCGACGGTGGACTTGGATGCCGATGGCAAGATCGATCACTACCGCTTCATCTATGATGATCTCTCGCCGATCTATCCCAAGCGCTCCTTCAGGCCGGCCAACTGGACCATCACGGGTTATGATGGCCTGAAGAAAAACCTGGTGGTGGACCTCAATGTCTACAATCCGGGCTATGCCTATTACCAGCCTGCGGCTATCAACACTTATGGGGATACGGTTGCGGCCTATATCCAATTTGATGAAACCACTGGCAGCGGACCGGCCTTGACACCCTATGGTGGCGATACCGGTGATGTGCCGGATGTGGTGGTTACAGCCAATAACGGCTTCACCGACTGGGCGGACAACCCCATGGCCCCGCTCCCGGTGGGCCTGACGGCTGAAAAAGACAATGCCGGTCCGGCCATCATGAGCGCCAAGACGATCAGCCGCTTTGACGTCGAGGTATTTATGAGCGAGGATCTGGCCGACTGGTCGGTCTACAGCACCGATTTCTATCTCAACATGGCCCCCAGAGCCAATTACGTCGGCGCCTGGCCCATTAGCGATGCGCGGGAGGTCTCCCCGGGCAAGGTCCTGCTCAACACTTTCTCCTATAGTTCTTCCCTGGGTTGGGATCCCAAGGCCGAGGGCATCCTCCGCTACGATGCACCGGGGGTCGAGGAAGATCTGGTGACGCCGGTCTCGAACAGCAATACCCAGACCAGCTGGGTCGCTGTGACGAGCAACGCCGCCTGCTCTTTTGTGATCCAGCCGGTAGTCGCCGGCGCCCAGGTCCGTGGCGTCCCCTTTGATGTGCAGGTGATCGCTCGCGACAAGTATGGTGTGATCGACAAGAATTTCGCCGGCTATTTGACCTTCTCGAGCAATCTCCAGTCGAGCGAGATCGTCATGCCCAGCGGTCCCAAGAAGCTGACCGAAGGCATCGGCGTCTTCCGCTTCACCAGCTGGGTGAGCACCAACAACCTCATCCTCTCTGTTTCGATCGGCACGGATATTTATCCTCTGGATTCCGCCTCTTCGAGCGCGATCACGGTGATCGATCCGATCATCGATCAGCCGGATTATTTGACGGTGCAGGATGTGCCGGGCGATCAGGGCGGCTGGATTACCCTGAAGTGGCCGTTCTCGGCCAACCATCAGGGCATGGGCGCCACGCCGGTGATTAACTATTACGAGATCTTTTACACGATCAACGGCGAGGATACGCTCCACTACTGGCCGCAGCAAATCGCCGCTTACAATCCCTCCGGCACAGGCTCGACGGTCATGGCGGTCGATCTGCCGGTTGTCAGCAGCGACACGATGGCTTTTTATGTGCGGGCGGTCTGGGTGCCTCCGGCTGCTGCGGTCAAGGGCGGTGGCGCGACGCTGGCCGCCTTGCCGCAGACTACGGCGGGGGCGGTTCCCCTGCTCATTCACAGCCAGGAGGGCTCGAACCCGGTCACCTCGGTGCTCGGCACCATGGGCGGTTCGGTGGTTTCCGGCGCTGCCATGGGCAGCGGCCGGGCGATAGACAACATTGCGCCGATGGCCCCGGCACGGCTGGCTGCGGATAAGAAGGGCGCCGCCGTCAATCTGCATTGGAATCCGGTGACCCGCGGTGTCAATGGCTCGCTCGAACGCACCGGCACCATCAGATACCGCGTCTATGTGCATGACTCCAAACCCTATTTCGACCCGGATGTGGAAGGCACGCTGCTGGCAGCCACCTCGGACACTACGCTGATGGTCAACAGTGAAACGCTGCGTCAATATTATGTCGTCCGCGCCGTCGACAGCGACAACTACTCCGCGCTTTCCCGCCGCGTCGGCAAATATGGCTTTGCACTAGTCCGCGCAGCCAAACCGCGCTATAATTATCTCTCCTTGCCGCTGGAGAGCCCGATCCGCAATGCCAAGGATCTCGCCGAGGCCATCGGCTCCGGCGTCAAGGTGGTGCTGCAGATCAACCCGGCAACCAACGGCTACAGCACCTATTATTTGCCGGATCTGAATTTCCCGGCGACGCCCTTCGCCCTCCACAGCGGCATGCCGGTCCTGATTCAGGCGGATGATACCGCCCCGGAGAAGTGGTTCTATTGCGGCGCAGTGCCGAACCCCGGCGAGCTTCAGTTCAGGTTGAGCACGACGGCCAAGTACACCTACAACGAAATCATCGTGCCGTTAGACCGGCCGGAGATCACCAACGCCAGTCAGTTGGCTGCCGAGATCGGTGGTGTGGAAGTGCTGCTCAAGGTCGGCGCCGACGGCCGCGGATTCAGCCAGTACTGGCTGCCGTCGCTCAACTTCGGCAATCCGATGACCCCGTTCAGTGTCGCCCCGGGTGATCCGGTTCTGATCCAGGTCAACAAGACCGCGCCAGCCGTCTGGCCCACATATACTCGTTAA
- a CDS encoding HD domain-containing protein, translated as MKKKRPHFDVPILRAIGAVADHAGCAAYAVGGYVRDRLLGRTGKDIDIVVVGDGTAFAQQLADHLNIANISIFKKFGTAMLRYRGLSIEVVGARRESYRSDSRHPEVSSADLETDLARRDFTINALAVSLNGARYGEVIDPFAGRADLEAGILRTPLDAVRTFSDDPLRILRAIRFAAQLQFEIEPLTFQALGSERERLHIISQERISEELVKMIASRKPSIALRLLSDSGVLDLVLPEVAALKGVEQIASFRHKDVFEHTLKVVDNVAQVSDQLGLRFAALFHDIAKPQTKEFKPGTGWSFHGHEELGARLFPAIGRRLRLPQEMIDYIQKLIRLHLRPIHLAEEGVTDSAIRRLIFLGGADLDDLITLCRADITSGNAGRVARHLANFDIVVKRMQEVEERDRLRAFQPPVRGDEIMSTLGLAPGPMVGTIKKALEEAILDGLIPNEHDAAFAYMLQVKDRLLTGQTE; from the coding sequence ATGAAAAAGAAGAGACCACACTTTGATGTTCCCATTCTCAGAGCCATCGGTGCGGTGGCCGACCACGCCGGCTGCGCAGCCTATGCTGTTGGCGGCTATGTCCGCGACCGCTTGCTCGGTAGAACCGGCAAGGACATCGATATCGTGGTGGTCGGCGATGGTACGGCCTTCGCCCAGCAGTTGGCCGACCACCTTAATATAGCAAATATTTCGATATTTAAAAAGTTCGGCACAGCGATGCTGCGCTACCGCGGCCTGTCGATTGAGGTGGTCGGAGCTCGCCGCGAGAGCTACCGCAGCGATTCACGTCATCCCGAGGTGAGCAGCGCCGATCTCGAGACCGATTTGGCGCGCCGCGACTTTACCATCAATGCCCTGGCGGTGTCCCTGAACGGAGCCCGCTACGGCGAGGTGATCGATCCCTTTGCCGGACGAGCCGATCTCGAAGCCGGCATCCTGCGCACACCGCTCGATGCGGTCCGGACTTTCAGTGACGATCCGCTGCGGATCCTGCGCGCCATCCGCTTTGCGGCGCAACTGCAGTTCGAGATCGAACCTCTTACCTTTCAGGCTCTGGGCAGCGAACGCGAGCGCTTGCACATCATCTCGCAGGAGCGCATCAGCGAGGAGCTTGTGAAGATGATCGCCAGCCGCAAACCCTCGATCGCGCTGCGGCTGCTGAGCGACAGCGGCGTCCTCGATCTGGTTTTACCGGAGGTCGCCGCCCTCAAGGGAGTCGAACAGATTGCCAGCTTCCGCCACAAGGATGTCTTTGAGCATACGCTCAAGGTCGTCGACAATGTGGCCCAGGTCTCGGATCAGCTCGGGCTGCGGTTCGCCGCCCTTTTTCATGACATCGCCAAGCCGCAGACTAAGGAATTCAAACCCGGCACCGGCTGGAGCTTTCACGGTCACGAGGAGCTGGGCGCCCGCCTTTTCCCGGCTATCGGCCGGCGGCTGCGTTTGCCCCAGGAGATGATCGACTATATTCAAAAACTCATCCGGCTGCATTTGCGGCCGATTCATCTAGCCGAGGAAGGGGTGACCGATTCAGCGATCCGCCGTCTGATCTTTCTCGGCGGAGCGGACCTGGACGATCTGATCACCCTTTGCCGTGCCGATATCACATCCGGCAATGCCGGGCGGGTCGCCCGCCATCTCGCCAACTTTGACATCGTGGTCAAACGCATGCAGGAAGTGGAAGAGCGGGACCGGCTGCGCGCCTTCCAGCCCCCCGTCCGCGGCGACGAGATCATGTCCACGCTCGGTCTGGCACCAGGTCCAATGGTCGGCACGATCAAGAAGGCGCTCGAGGAAGCCATCCTCGATGGTCTGATCCCCAACGAACACGACGCCGCCTTTGCCTACATGCTGCAGGTCAAGGACCGGCTCCTGACCGGGCAGACGGAATAA
- a CDS encoding YIP1 family protein — translation MQPNSTPGVPPTTEGNLSFLQRLIQLFIKPSAAFAAVRQNPRWITPAIVVLLLTAGMTWYLTPAIQKEQRERMTAQMEKRGMDQEQIATAVEGINKPWMKYMMLGSAVVGSLLVILAMAGIWLLVAKSVLGGEACYAHMLEVVSLSMIIPTLGMLFKAPIIHYKETMNVHFSLATFMPDSSRDSFLYKFLMNSDFFNIWFIAVLCIGIAVVSGLKVQKVWPVVVGLLVVWYLASAAIGGLFA, via the coding sequence ATGCAGCCCAATTCGACTCCCGGTGTCCCCCCCACAACCGAAGGCAACCTGAGTTTTCTGCAGCGGCTCATCCAGCTCTTCATCAAGCCCAGTGCGGCGTTTGCGGCCGTGCGCCAGAATCCGCGTTGGATCACCCCCGCGATCGTGGTGCTGCTGCTCACAGCGGGAATGACCTGGTATCTCACCCCGGCCATCCAGAAGGAGCAACGTGAGCGCATGACCGCGCAGATGGAAAAGCGCGGTATGGATCAGGAGCAAATCGCCACGGCCGTCGAGGGGATCAACAAGCCCTGGATGAAGTATATGATGCTCGGCTCCGCGGTCGTCGGCAGCCTGCTGGTCATCCTGGCGATGGCGGGCATCTGGCTCCTGGTGGCCAAGAGCGTGCTTGGCGGCGAGGCCTGTTATGCGCACATGCTGGAGGTTGTCTCCCTCAGCATGATCATTCCGACGCTGGGCATGTTATTCAAGGCGCCCATCATCCATTACAAGGAGACGATGAACGTCCATTTCAGCCTGGCCACCTTCATGCCGGACTCAAGCCGCGACAGCTTTCTCTACAAATTTCTCATGAACAGCGATTTTTTCAACATCTGGTTCATCGCGGTGCTTTGCATCGGCATCGCCGTCGTCTCTGGTCTCAAGGTGCAGAAGGTCTGGCCGGTCGTGGTCGGCCTGCTGGTCGTCTGGTATCTGGCCTCCGCAGCCATCGGCGGCCTCTTCGCCTGA
- a CDS encoding TolC family protein: MNKCTALILTLLLGAGALLAQETAPADLTLQECIAIALENNSTLRVAQKNLAIAGTSVTTATAAWLPQINSSFSTGKFIQGARVDKTDVPSGIDPVTGRVIYKQQSIYQEQIERNSHSMRLSLNQNIFDFGQTLNSIKAAKTEQQASAQNVENTRQAVIFNVKSAYYELLKAIHLEQVYQDAAKLAEEEVNRAQTMMDIGISSQSEVYQAKVTLGSARTALITQQNAVEAAKADLNNALGRNPSTPVGVREEESQTIFPTISFEEAARTAIQNNAALKAYELQSKASLFSLRMAQMRYMPSIGGSVSYSRSNEDIGRVFSSKLDQDFSATLGLGIDLNIFNGLSDKAGVQRAKLNHQIDEENLAEQKRLLTAQVKQYFLQLEAYKDFLEINQQNIEAARESLRLQQEKRRVGSGTELEVTQAQVELTKALANLVNAEYEAKIARARLESAMGVAEAGL; this comes from the coding sequence ATGAACAAGTGCACGGCTCTGATTTTGACCCTGCTTCTCGGCGCCGGCGCCCTCCTCGCCCAGGAAACCGCCCCGGCGGATCTGACCCTGCAGGAGTGTATCGCCATCGCCCTGGAAAACAACTCTACCCTGCGCGTCGCGCAGAAAAACCTCGCCATCGCCGGAACCAGTGTCACGACGGCCACGGCGGCCTGGCTACCGCAGATCAACAGCTCCTTCAGCACCGGCAAATTCATCCAGGGCGCGCGCGTCGACAAGACCGATGTGCCGTCCGGGATCGATCCGGTGACCGGACGCGTCATTTACAAGCAGCAGTCGATCTATCAGGAACAGATCGAGCGCAACTCGCATTCCATGCGGCTCTCGCTGAATCAGAACATCTTTGATTTCGGTCAAACCCTGAACAGCATCAAGGCGGCCAAAACGGAGCAGCAAGCCAGTGCCCAAAATGTCGAGAACACCCGCCAGGCGGTGATCTTTAACGTCAAGAGCGCCTATTACGAACTGCTCAAGGCGATCCACCTCGAACAGGTCTATCAGGATGCCGCCAAGCTGGCCGAAGAAGAAGTCAACCGTGCGCAGACTATGATGGATATCGGCATCTCCTCGCAATCAGAGGTCTATCAGGCCAAAGTCACGCTCGGCTCCGCCCGCACCGCCCTGATCACACAGCAGAATGCGGTCGAGGCCGCCAAGGCCGACCTCAATAATGCGCTCGGCCGCAATCCCAGCACCCCGGTAGGGGTGCGTGAGGAGGAGAGCCAGACGATCTTCCCGACAATCTCCTTTGAGGAAGCCGCCCGGACCGCCATCCAGAACAATGCCGCCCTCAAGGCCTATGAACTCCAGTCCAAGGCGAGCCTCTTTTCCCTGCGCATGGCCCAGATGCGCTACATGCCGAGCATCGGCGGTAGTGTCAGTTACTCCCGCTCCAACGAAGACATCGGCCGTGTATTTTCTTCCAAACTGGATCAGGATTTCAGCGCCACCCTGGGCCTCGGCATCGATCTCAATATTTTCAACGGCCTCTCCGACAAAGCGGGCGTGCAGCGCGCCAAATTGAATCATCAGATCGATGAGGAAAATCTGGCGGAGCAGAAACGCCTTCTCACCGCCCAGGTCAAACAGTATTTTCTGCAGCTCGAGGCCTACAAGGATTTTCTCGAGATCAATCAGCAGAACATCGAGGCGGCTCGTGAAAGCCTGCGGTTACAGCAGGAAAAACGCCGCGTCGGTTCCGGTACCGAGCTGGAAGTCACCCAGGCGCAGGTCGAACTGACCAAAGCCTTGGCCAATCTGGTCAATGCCGAATATGAAGCCAAGATCGCCAGAGCCCGGCTCGAATCCGCCATGGGTGTAGCTGAAGCGGGACTATAG
- a CDS encoding efflux RND transporter periplasmic adaptor subunit, which produces MSNKVKIIIGLAAIAIIAAMVVVNLRKSRGEVIEITSTEVKRGDISRTVSGSGKVQPVTDIKIAARISAEIKKIHVKEGDAVKQGQLLVELDRASYAAYAEQIQSQLSSAKAAVKKADADYARIKGLFDKNLASQAELDAAEATRMSAAASLDQARAALKQANDDLDKTRLLSPIDGTVTKLNKEEGEIAVGSQFQADIIMNLANLKDMEVLADIDENEVVLVHLGDKTTIEVDAIPDTTFQGRVTEIAHVATTTNAGTQEQVTNFEVKIGVTSDVAKLRPGMSATVDILTETRPNVLYVPIQSVTARDLKADSLKNNTAQKKPEKDTASSETNAAKKSKKESKTDLTEIVFVVQNGTVKAVPVKTGISDDNNIEIISGLTEGQKVVTGSYKALSKLLKDGSQVKEKKSTGVEEEEAKK; this is translated from the coding sequence ATGTCCAACAAAGTAAAGATCATCATCGGCCTTGCCGCCATCGCCATCATCGCCGCCATGGTCGTGGTCAACCTGCGCAAGAGCCGAGGTGAAGTGATCGAAATCACCTCCACGGAGGTCAAACGCGGAGATATCAGCCGGACCGTCTCCGGCTCGGGCAAGGTTCAGCCCGTCACCGACATCAAGATCGCCGCCCGCATTTCGGCCGAGATTAAAAAGATCCACGTCAAGGAGGGGGATGCAGTCAAACAGGGCCAGCTGCTGGTAGAGCTGGATCGTGCGAGCTATGCCGCCTATGCCGAACAGATCCAGTCGCAACTGAGTTCCGCCAAAGCAGCGGTGAAAAAGGCGGATGCCGACTATGCCCGCATCAAGGGGCTCTTCGACAAAAACCTCGCCTCCCAGGCGGAACTGGACGCGGCGGAGGCGACCCGCATGTCGGCGGCAGCCAGCCTGGATCAAGCGCGCGCCGCGCTGAAGCAGGCGAATGATGATCTCGATAAAACTAGACTGCTCTCCCCGATTGACGGCACGGTTACAAAACTCAACAAGGAAGAGGGGGAGATTGCCGTGGGCTCGCAATTTCAGGCCGATATCATCATGAACCTGGCCAACCTGAAGGATATGGAGGTTCTCGCCGATATCGATGAAAACGAGGTCGTTCTAGTGCATCTCGGTGATAAAACCACGATCGAGGTGGATGCCATTCCAGATACCACCTTCCAAGGCCGGGTGACCGAGATCGCCCACGTCGCCACGACGACCAACGCCGGCACCCAGGAACAGGTGACCAACTTTGAGGTCAAGATCGGCGTCACCTCGGATGTCGCCAAGCTGCGGCCGGGAATGTCCGCCACCGTTGATATCCTGACCGAAACCCGGCCCAATGTCCTCTACGTGCCGATCCAGTCGGTCACTGCGCGCGATCTCAAGGCGGACTCGTTGAAGAATAATACCGCCCAGAAAAAGCCGGAGAAGGACACGGCCAGCAGCGAAACGAACGCGGCTAAAAAGAGCAAAAAAGAGAGCAAAACCGATCTGACCGAGATCGTCTTCGTCGTCCAAAACGGTACCGTCAAAGCCGTCCCGGTCAAGACTGGTATCAGCGATGACAACAATATCGAGATCATCTCCGGCTTGACCGAAGGCCAAAAGGTCGTCACCGGCAGCTACAAAGCGCTCTCCAAACTCCTCAAGGACGGCAGCCAAGTCAAGGAGAAAAAGAGCACCGGCGTCGAGGAAGAGGAAGCGAAAAAGTGA
- a CDS encoding ABC transporter ATP-binding protein has translation MLIKLDKIEKVYEVGTVQVAALRGINLNVDKNEYLAIMGPSGSGKSTLMNIIGCLDTPSGGDYLLNQHNVSTMDDDELAGIRNREIGFVFQTFNLLPRATALHNVELPMIYNGTPAAMRRKMAEEALEKVGLADRMHHKPNELSGGQRQRVAIARALVNRPSIILADEPTGNLDSRTGDEIMEIFEDLHEQGNTIILVTHEEYIAEHSNRIVRLRDGLIERDESIH, from the coding sequence ATGCTAATCAAGCTTGACAAGATAGAGAAGGTCTATGAAGTCGGCACCGTGCAGGTGGCGGCGCTGCGCGGCATCAATCTCAATGTCGATAAGAACGAATACCTCGCCATCATGGGACCCTCCGGCTCCGGAAAATCGACCCTGATGAATATCATCGGTTGTCTGGACACCCCATCGGGCGGCGATTATCTGCTCAACCAGCACAATGTCAGTACCATGGATGATGATGAGCTGGCCGGGATCCGCAACCGTGAAATCGGCTTTGTCTTCCAGACCTTCAACCTACTGCCGCGCGCCACCGCCCTCCACAACGTCGAGCTGCCGATGATCTACAACGGCACCCCGGCGGCTATGCGGCGTAAAATGGCCGAGGAGGCACTGGAAAAGGTGGGGCTGGCCGATCGCATGCACCACAAACCCAATGAGCTCTCCGGCGGCCAGCGCCAGCGTGTCGCCATCGCCCGCGCCCTGGTCAACCGCCCCTCGATCATCCTCGCCGACGAGCCGACCGGAAACCTCGACAGCCGCACCGGCGACGAGATTATGGAGATCTTTGAGGACCTGCACGAACAGGGCAATACCATCATTCTGGTCACACATGAAGAGTATATCGCCGAGCATTCCAACCGGATCGTCCGGTTGCGTGACGGACTCATCGAACGTGACGAATCGATCCACTGA